From the genome of Yersinia enterocolitica, one region includes:
- a CDS encoding exodeoxyribonuclease X has translation MYFRVIDTETCGLAGGIVEVASIDLVDGALANPMSDLISPDRPISIDAMVIHHITEEMVEGKPRIAVAIRRYQGSPYYVAHNAPFDRGVLPEMGGQWICTLKLARMLYPDIKHSNQYLRYALRLNVSVPDNLYPHRALYDCYVTAALLQRIMQDSGWNAEQMAEITQQPLLLQTFKFGKYRGKSIEQIARQDPDYLRWMLASITDLTPDMRHTLTYYLT, from the coding sequence ATGTATTTTCGTGTTATCGATACCGAAACCTGTGGTTTAGCCGGTGGGATTGTTGAGGTTGCTTCTATTGATTTAGTTGATGGAGCATTGGCTAACCCTATGAGTGATCTGATTAGTCCAGACCGACCAATCAGCATTGATGCGATGGTAATCCACCATATCACTGAAGAAATGGTAGAAGGCAAACCACGAATTGCGGTGGCGATTAGAAGATATCAAGGCAGCCCATATTATGTTGCCCATAATGCGCCTTTTGATCGTGGGGTATTACCGGAGATGGGCGGCCAATGGATTTGTACGCTTAAGCTGGCACGAATGCTCTATCCTGACATTAAGCACAGTAATCAATATCTGCGTTACGCTTTGCGACTGAATGTTTCAGTACCGGATAATCTATACCCGCATCGTGCTTTATACGACTGCTATGTCACTGCGGCGCTATTACAGCGCATTATGCAAGACTCTGGTTGGAACGCCGAACAAATGGCCGAGATAACACAGCAGCCGCTGTTATTACAGACATTTAAATTTGGGAAATACCGGGGCAAAAGCATTGAACAGATAGCCCGGCAAGACCCGGACTATCTGCGTTGGATGTTAGCTTCAATAACTGACCTTACGCCAGATATGCGCCATACCCTGACCTATTACCTGACGTAA
- a CDS encoding CoA pyrophosphatase, whose product MSELFIGQTLSEFISRFQLQLPQAGSFTANSHHAAVLIPIICRPEPTLLLTRRSDHLRKHAGQVAFPGGKADREDSSLIDTALREAQEEVAIPASAVHVLGQLAPLDSSSGYQVTPIVGLIPANIAFHANEEEVAGLFEMPLHEALSLSRYYSLDIHRGGVNHRVYLSWYESQFVWGLTAAIIRRLAQQVSI is encoded by the coding sequence GTGAGTGAATTATTTATCGGGCAAACTTTGTCTGAATTTATCAGCCGGTTTCAACTGCAACTGCCCCAAGCTGGCAGCTTTACGGCCAATAGCCACCATGCCGCGGTTTTAATTCCGATAATCTGTCGACCAGAGCCTACTTTACTGCTGACACGGCGCTCTGATCATCTGCGTAAACATGCCGGTCAGGTCGCCTTCCCCGGCGGCAAAGCAGACAGGGAAGACAGTTCACTGATTGATACCGCACTGCGTGAAGCGCAAGAAGAGGTCGCTATTCCTGCTTCGGCGGTACATGTCCTCGGGCAACTGGCGCCATTAGACAGTTCCAGTGGTTATCAGGTCACCCCGATTGTTGGTTTGATCCCCGCTAATATTGCCTTTCATGCTAATGAAGAAGAGGTGGCTGGTCTGTTTGAAATGCCCTTACACGAGGCGCTTAGCCTTTCACGCTACTATTCTCTGGATATCCATCGTGGAGGTGTCAATCACCGGGTCTATCTTTCTTGGTATGAGAGCCAGTTTGTCTGGGGCTTGACGGCGGCAATTATCCGGCGGCTGGCACAACAGGTGAGTATTTAA
- a CDS encoding Heat-stable enterotoxin encodes MRKIVFVLVLMLSSFGTFGQETASRALSDALSTPIAAEVNKKACDTQPQIPQGDIDWSVCCEICCIPACFGC; translated from the coding sequence ATGAGAAAGATAGTTTTTGTTCTTGTATTAATGCTGTCTTCATTTGGTACATTCGGCCAGGAGACGGCGTCAAGGGCGCTTAGTGATGCATTATCGACACCCATCGCCGCTGAGGTAAATAAAAAAGCGTGCGATACTCAGCCTCAAATACCTCAAGGAGATATTGATTGGTCTGTGTGTTGTGAGATATGTTGCATTCCCGCATGTTTTGGTTGCTAG
- the pip gene encoding prolyl aminopeptidase, with amino-acid sequence MEQLRGLYPAYEPYDSGLLDTGDGHQIYWELCGNPEGKPAVFIHGGPGGGIAPYHRQLFNPKKYKVLLFDQRGCGRSKPHASLDNNTTWHLVDDIERLRKMADVDKWLIFGGSWGSTLALAYGETHPERVSEMVLRGIFTLRKKELNWYYQDGASRFFPDKWQRILSILSPEERSDITAAYRKRLTSPDKAVQLEAAKIWSLWEGETVTLLPTKSSASFGEDDFALAFARIENHYFTHLGFLDSDNQLLDNVTRIRHIPAVIIHGRYDMACQPQNAWDLAQAWPEAELHIVEGAGHSFDEPGILHQLILATDRFARKS; translated from the coding sequence ATGGAACAATTACGTGGGCTTTATCCAGCGTATGAACCCTACGACAGTGGTTTATTAGACACCGGCGATGGGCATCAGATTTATTGGGAACTCTGTGGCAACCCAGAAGGTAAACCAGCTGTATTTATACATGGTGGACCGGGAGGGGGTATTGCACCTTATCACCGGCAACTTTTTAACCCTAAAAAATATAAAGTGCTGCTGTTTGATCAACGTGGATGTGGTCGTTCAAAACCCCACGCCAGTCTGGACAATAATACAACCTGGCATTTGGTCGATGATATCGAACGGCTACGCAAAATGGCGGATGTAGATAAGTGGCTGATCTTTGGTGGTTCATGGGGCTCAACACTCGCATTGGCTTATGGTGAAACACACCCCGAACGGGTCAGTGAGATGGTTCTGCGTGGAATTTTCACACTACGCAAAAAAGAGTTGAATTGGTACTACCAGGATGGGGCCTCTCGTTTTTTCCCAGATAAATGGCAACGTATACTTTCCATTTTATCGCCAGAAGAACGGAGTGATATTACTGCTGCTTACCGTAAGCGGCTGACATCACCTGACAAGGCGGTACAACTGGAGGCTGCCAAAATTTGGAGTTTATGGGAAGGTGAAACTGTTACATTATTACCGACCAAAAGCTCTGCTTCCTTTGGCGAAGATGATTTTGCTCTGGCCTTTGCCCGTATTGAAAATCACTATTTTACCCATCTAGGTTTTTTAGACAGTGATAACCAATTGTTGGATAACGTGACACGTATTCGTCATATTCCAGCAGTTATTATTCATGGTCGATATGATATGGCGTGCCAGCCACAGAATGCCTGGGATTTAGCACAAGCCTGGCCAGAGGCTGAATTGCATATTGTCGAAGGTGCGGGGCATTCCTTTGATGAGCCAGGAATTCTGCACCAGTTGATTCTGGCTACAGATAGATTTGCGCGTAAGTCATAA
- a CDS encoding oligopeptidase B (PtrB; oligopeptidase that cleaves peptide bonds following arginine and lysine residues), producing MTIPPKADKRPYPITMHGDTRVDDYYWLRDDERTDADVLNYLQAENDFTNAVLQPQQPLRETLYQEMVSRIPPQEESVPYIRNGYRYQTRFEPGNEYAIYVRQPVWADSSWETLLDGNQRAADSEFYTLGGLDVSPDNHLLAVAEDFLSRRQYDIRVKHLQSDVWHEEVISNTSGSFEWANDSKTLYYVRKHEKTLLPYQVYRHVVGTDPQLDQLIYQETDDTFYVGLEKTTSERFIVINLSSTTTSEILLLDADKPESAPQMFAPRRKDHEYGLDHYKQHFYLRSNKDGKNFGLYKIAEEGKEQRDFADESQWVSLIAPTTDVMLEGFSLFRDWLVVEERSEGLTHLRQIHWATDEEKYITFDDPTYVTWLAYNPEPETELLRYGYSSMTTPSSMFELNMDTGTRQLLKQQEVKNFTPEKYRSERIWVTATDGVKVPVSLVYHQDHFVSGSNPLLVYGYGSYGSSMDPAFSGSRLSLLDRGFVFALAHIRGGGELGQQWYEDGKLLSKLNTFNDFIDVTKALITEGYGDANRVFAMGGSAGGLLMGTVINQEPGLYKGVVAQVPFVDVVTTMLDESIPLTTGEYDEWGNPNDKAYYDYIKQYSPYDQVKAQDYPHMLVTTGLHDSQVQYWEPAKWVAKLREMKTDDHQLLLYTDMDSGHGGKSGRFKAYEDIALEYAFILALA from the coding sequence ATGACCATACCTCCAAAGGCCGATAAACGCCCTTATCCAATAACTATGCACGGCGATACCCGTGTAGATGACTATTATTGGCTACGTGATGACGAGCGTACTGACGCCGATGTTCTGAACTACTTGCAAGCTGAAAATGATTTCACCAACGCAGTGTTGCAGCCACAACAACCTTTGCGAGAAACCCTGTATCAAGAGATGGTTTCGCGAATTCCGCCACAGGAAGAATCAGTCCCCTATATCCGCAATGGCTATCGCTATCAGACGCGTTTTGAGCCGGGTAATGAATATGCTATTTACGTGCGTCAACCGGTTTGGGCTGATAGCAGTTGGGAAACGTTATTGGATGGCAACCAACGGGCAGCGGACAGTGAGTTTTATACCTTGGGTGGGTTGGATGTTAGCCCAGATAATCATCTATTAGCGGTTGCAGAGGATTTCTTATCGCGTCGCCAATATGATATTCGGGTGAAACATTTGCAAAGTGATGTTTGGCACGAAGAAGTTATCAGCAATACCTCAGGTAGTTTTGAGTGGGCCAATGATTCAAAAACGCTCTATTACGTGCGCAAACATGAAAAAACATTACTGCCTTATCAAGTGTATCGCCATGTAGTAGGAACCGACCCTCAATTGGACCAACTTATTTATCAGGAAACTGACGATACATTTTATGTTGGGCTGGAAAAAACCACATCTGAACGTTTCATTGTTATTAATCTGAGCAGTACCACTACATCTGAAATCTTGTTGCTGGATGCTGATAAGCCTGAATCCGCACCACAGATGTTTGCACCGCGCCGTAAAGACCATGAATACGGGTTGGACCACTATAAGCAACATTTTTATTTACGCTCAAATAAAGATGGCAAGAATTTCGGTTTGTACAAAATAGCCGAAGAAGGTAAGGAACAACGTGATTTTGCCGATGAATCTCAATGGGTGTCATTAATCGCGCCAACAACTGATGTTATGTTGGAGGGCTTCAGCCTATTCCGTGATTGGTTGGTAGTGGAAGAGCGTAGTGAAGGGCTGACGCATTTACGACAGATTCACTGGGCCACTGACGAAGAGAAATACATTACTTTTGATGATCCAACCTATGTTACCTGGTTGGCTTATAACCCCGAGCCAGAAACAGAATTGCTGCGCTATGGCTACTCCTCTATGACTACACCAAGTTCAATGTTTGAACTTAATATGGATACAGGTACGCGCCAGCTACTGAAACAGCAAGAAGTGAAGAATTTCACCCCGGAAAAGTATCGCAGCGAGCGGATATGGGTCACTGCAACCGACGGCGTAAAAGTGCCGGTTTCATTGGTTTATCACCAAGATCACTTTGTTTCAGGTAGTAATCCACTGTTGGTTTATGGCTATGGCTCATATGGCAGCAGTATGGATCCCGCATTCAGTGGTAGCCGATTAAGCCTATTGGATCGTGGTTTTGTCTTCGCTCTGGCTCATATTCGGGGCGGCGGAGAATTGGGACAGCAGTGGTATGAAGACGGTAAATTGCTCAGCAAGTTAAATACTTTCAACGATTTTATCGATGTTACCAAAGCATTGATAACTGAGGGTTATGGTGATGCTAACCGTGTATTTGCCATGGGAGGCAGTGCTGGTGGCTTGTTGATGGGGACGGTCATCAATCAGGAACCCGGGTTATATAAAGGCGTAGTGGCACAGGTGCCGTTTGTTGATGTGGTAACCACCATGTTGGATGAATCGATTCCTCTCACCACTGGCGAGTATGATGAATGGGGCAACCCGAACGATAAGGCGTATTACGACTATATTAAGCAATACAGTCCTTATGATCAGGTAAAGGCTCAGGATTATCCGCACATGCTGGTGACTACCGGCTTACATGATTCACAGGTTCAATACTGGGAACCGGCAAAGTGGGTCGCCAAGCTGCGTGAAATGAAAACGGATGACCACCAATTATTGCTCTACACCGATATGGATTCAGGTCATGGCGGTAAATCAGGCCGTTTCAAAGCGTATGAAGACATCGCTTTGGAATATGCATTCATACTGGCTTTGGCTTAA
- a CDS encoding ATP-dependent RNA helicase DbpA, with protein sequence MSTTSFSSLTLPAEQLSNLNELGYTEMTPVQAAALPAILNGQDVRAKAKTGSGKTAAFGIGLLDKIAVGEFVTQALVLCPTRELADQVSKELRRLARFTQNIKILTLCGGQPMGHQLDSLVHAPHIVVGTPGRIQEHLRKKTLVLEDLKILVLDEADRMLDMGFTDAIDDVIAYTPPQRQTLLFSATYPVGIERISARVQRQPINVEVDDGDEVPAIEQVFFETTREKRLPLLISVLSHYQPSSCVVFCNTKKDCQSVYEALESRGISVLALHGDLEQRDRDQVLVRFANRSCRVLVATDVAARGLDIKDLALVVNFELAFDPEVHVHRIGRTGRAGMSGLAVSLCTPQEMSRAHAIEDYLQIKLKWTPAEQVSRSANTMLEPEMVTLCIDGGRKAKIRPGDILGALTGEAGLTAADVGKIDMFPVHAYVAIRKASAKRALQQLQQGKIKGKNCKARLLK encoded by the coding sequence GTGAGCACAACTTCCTTTTCTTCCCTGACGCTGCCTGCTGAGCAGTTGTCCAATCTTAATGAACTTGGCTATACCGAGATGACACCGGTACAGGCTGCGGCTTTACCGGCAATCCTCAACGGGCAGGATGTCCGGGCGAAAGCCAAAACCGGCAGTGGCAAAACTGCGGCATTCGGTATTGGTTTACTCGATAAAATTGCGGTCGGTGAGTTTGTTACCCAGGCATTGGTGCTGTGCCCGACCCGTGAATTGGCTGATCAGGTCAGCAAAGAGTTGCGCCGCTTGGCCCGTTTCACGCAAAACATTAAAATCCTGACCTTGTGCGGTGGCCAACCGATGGGGCATCAATTGGATTCACTGGTACATGCGCCACACATTGTTGTGGGCACGCCGGGGCGTATTCAGGAGCATTTGCGTAAGAAAACACTGGTACTGGAAGATCTTAAGATTCTGGTATTGGATGAGGCTGATCGCATGCTGGATATGGGCTTTACCGATGCCATCGACGATGTCATTGCCTATACCCCGCCACAGCGCCAAACCCTACTGTTCTCAGCCACCTATCCGGTCGGTATCGAACGAATCAGTGCGCGAGTTCAACGCCAACCAATCAATGTTGAAGTTGATGATGGCGATGAAGTTCCTGCCATTGAGCAGGTGTTCTTTGAAACCACCCGCGAAAAACGTTTGCCGCTACTGATATCAGTTCTCAGTCATTATCAGCCGAGTTCTTGTGTGGTTTTCTGTAACACCAAGAAAGATTGCCAAAGTGTCTATGAAGCATTGGAATCTCGTGGAATCAGTGTGCTGGCTTTGCATGGTGACTTAGAACAACGTGACCGTGATCAGGTGCTGGTGCGTTTTGCCAACCGCAGTTGTCGTGTGCTGGTGGCAACCGATGTAGCAGCCCGAGGCCTGGACATTAAAGATCTGGCGCTGGTGGTTAACTTTGAGCTGGCCTTTGACCCAGAGGTTCACGTGCACCGTATTGGTCGTACTGGTCGGGCAGGGATGAGTGGTCTGGCGGTTAGCTTGTGTACACCACAAGAGATGTCCCGCGCGCATGCCATTGAAGATTATCTGCAAATAAAACTGAAATGGACCCCGGCGGAACAGGTGAGCCGTAGTGCTAACACGATGCTAGAGCCTGAAATGGTCACGTTATGCATTGATGGTGGGCGCAAAGCAAAAATTCGCCCAGGTGATATTTTGGGTGCTTTAACCGGTGAGGCCGGTCTGACCGCTGCTGACGTCGGTAAGATTGATATGTTCCCAGTCCATGCCTATGTTGCAATCCGTAAAGCCAGTGCCAAACGTGCCTTACAGCAATTACAACAAGGCAAGATTAAAGGCAAAAACTGCAAAGCCCGTTTATTGAAATAA
- a CDS encoding ASCH domain-containing protein codes for MNREITFFSRFEADILADRKTITIRDSSESDFRPGETLRVCRNEDGVFFCHIMVKSVTPITLEALSDRHAEQENMSLDELKKVIKEIYPGLEQFYVIEFTRC; via the coding sequence ATGAATCGTGAAATCACCTTCTTTAGCCGATTTGAGGCGGATATTCTGGCAGATCGTAAGACGATCACCATCCGGGATAGCAGTGAATCCGATTTCCGCCCAGGGGAAACCTTGCGCGTATGTCGCAATGAAGATGGCGTATTCTTCTGCCACATTATGGTCAAATCAGTCACGCCAATCACGCTGGAGGCACTGTCTGACCGTCATGCGGAGCAAGAAAATATGTCATTGGATGAGCTGAAAAAGGTGATTAAGGAGATCTATCCTGGGCTGGAACAGTTTTATGTGATTGAATTTACGCGGTGTTAA
- a CDS encoding L-serine ammonia-lyase: protein MISVFDMFKIGIGPSSSHTVGPMKAGKEFADLLVTQGLMPSVTRVAVDVYGSLSLTGKGHHTDIAIIMGLAGNMPDTVDIDSIPAFIRDVGLSQKLMLANGLREVDFPREGGMVFRSDNLPLHENGMQIHAFAGDEKVLSKTYYSIGGGFIVDEEHFGKAAVNAVSVPYPFNSAEEILANCKQTGMSISGMVMQNELAMHSKEEIEAYFTAIWQTMRACIDRGLNTEGVLPGPLRVPRRASALRRLLVSSDSLSSDPMNVIDWVNMFALAVNEENAAGGRVVTAPTNGACGIVPAVLAYYDHFIEPVTPEIFIRYFLSSGAVGILYKMNASISGAEVGCQGEVGVACSMAAAGLAELLGASPEKVCIAAEIGMEHNLGLTCDPVAGQVQVPCIERNAIASVKAINSARMAMRRTSDPRVSLDKVIETMFETGKDMNAKYRETSRGGLAIKVQCN from the coding sequence GTGATTAGCGTTTTTGACATGTTTAAGATTGGTATCGGCCCATCCAGCTCTCATACTGTTGGGCCAATGAAAGCTGGCAAGGAGTTTGCTGATTTGCTGGTGACTCAGGGCTTGATGCCATCTGTCACGCGTGTTGCCGTTGATGTTTACGGCTCACTCTCATTGACAGGGAAAGGTCATCACACCGATATCGCCATTATTATGGGGTTAGCCGGCAATATGCCTGACACCGTGGATATCGACAGCATCCCAGCCTTTATCCGTGATGTGGGATTAAGCCAGAAATTGATGCTTGCCAATGGGTTGCGTGAAGTTGATTTCCCACGGGAAGGCGGAATGGTGTTCCGCAGCGATAATCTGCCACTGCACGAAAATGGCATGCAAATCCACGCCTTTGCCGGTGATGAGAAAGTGCTGAGCAAAACTTATTATTCAATCGGTGGGGGTTTCATCGTTGATGAAGAGCATTTCGGCAAAGCTGCGGTAAATGCCGTCAGCGTGCCCTATCCATTTAATTCTGCTGAAGAAATTCTGGCAAACTGCAAGCAAACCGGCATGTCTATCTCCGGTATGGTGATGCAGAATGAGCTGGCGATGCACAGCAAAGAAGAGATTGAAGCCTATTTCACCGCTATCTGGCAGACCATGCGCGCCTGTATTGATCGCGGTCTGAACACCGAGGGCGTATTACCGGGTCCTCTGCGTGTACCGCGCCGTGCCTCCGCATTGCGCCGCCTGCTAGTCTCTTCCGATAGCCTGTCCAGTGATCCAATGAACGTTATTGATTGGGTCAATATGTTTGCACTGGCAGTTAATGAAGAAAATGCGGCTGGCGGGCGTGTTGTTACCGCGCCAACCAACGGCGCTTGCGGTATCGTCCCCGCAGTGCTGGCATATTACGACCACTTTATTGAGCCGGTCACCCCGGAAATCTTTATCCGCTATTTCCTGTCATCAGGTGCTGTCGGTATTTTGTACAAGATGAATGCCTCTATTTCTGGCGCTGAAGTAGGCTGTCAAGGTGAAGTGGGCGTTGCCTGCTCAATGGCAGCCGCAGGTCTGGCTGAATTACTGGGTGCCAGCCCAGAAAAGGTCTGTATTGCCGCTGAAATTGGCATGGAACACAATTTGGGGCTGACCTGTGACCCGGTTGCCGGCCAGGTACAAGTGCCTTGTATTGAACGTAATGCCATCGCATCAGTAAAAGCCATTAACTCTGCACGTATGGCGATGCGCCGCACCAGTGATCCACGCGTCTCCCTCGATAAAGTTATCGAAACCATGTTTGAGACCGGTAAAGATATGAATGCCAAATATCGCGAAACATCCCGTGGCGGTCTGGCTATCAAAGTGCAATGTAATTAA
- the pabB gene encoding aminodeoxychorismate synthase component 1 (para-aminobenzoate synthase component 1; catalyzes the formation of 4-amino-4-deoxychorismate from chorismate and L-glutamine), translated as MSVKSLTIKALPYQPDALLQQFAPLANQSWAMLLHSGFAEHAHNRFDILVADPQVTLTTRGLQTEIISAQGRVCSPADPFCLLQQQLDKFALPLPSHPDLPFLGGALGLFGYDLGRRVEKLPTLAEQDIALPDMAVGLYDWALIADHHLQKLTLVCHGDAEQRLLWLQQQQSPKAPQSFTLTSPWQANMSRAEYGEKFRQIQEYLHSGDCYQINLAQRFSAEYQGDEWQAFLSLSRSNRAPFSAFIRLPHNAILSVSPERFLWLENHQIQTRPIKGTLPRLELPEQDRLQAERLANSPKDRAENLMIVDLLRNDIGRVAQPGSVRVPELFVVEPFPAVHHLVSTITATLPAECPATALLRACFPGGSITGAPKIRAMEIIEQLEPQRRNAYCGNIGYISCCGTMDTNITIRTLLTENGKIYCSAGGGIVADSQEQAEYQETFDKIARILPQLEMPGVEKDSL; from the coding sequence ATGAGTGTGAAATCCCTGACCATCAAAGCCTTGCCTTATCAGCCTGACGCCCTGCTCCAACAATTTGCTCCACTCGCCAATCAAAGCTGGGCAATGCTGCTGCATTCGGGATTCGCAGAACATGCTCATAATCGTTTTGATATATTGGTCGCTGACCCGCAGGTAACACTCACCACTCGGGGCCTGCAAACGGAGATAATCAGCGCGCAAGGCCGAGTCTGCTCCCCGGCAGATCCCTTCTGTTTATTACAGCAGCAGCTCGATAAATTCGCCTTGCCACTGCCATCACACCCTGACCTGCCATTTCTGGGCGGTGCATTGGGGTTATTTGGTTATGACCTGGGCCGTCGAGTTGAGAAGTTGCCGACACTGGCCGAACAAGATATCGCATTACCGGATATGGCGGTCGGCTTGTATGACTGGGCGCTGATTGCCGACCATCATTTGCAGAAGCTGACGCTGGTGTGTCATGGGGATGCCGAGCAGCGCCTACTCTGGCTACAGCAGCAACAGAGTCCTAAAGCTCCCCAGTCATTCACACTGACCAGCCCATGGCAGGCCAATATGTCGCGGGCGGAATATGGCGAAAAATTCCGCCAGATTCAAGAGTACCTGCACAGTGGTGACTGCTATCAAATTAATCTGGCACAGAGATTCAGTGCTGAATATCAAGGTGATGAATGGCAAGCCTTTCTGTCGTTGAGTCGCAGTAATCGCGCACCGTTTTCGGCCTTTATCCGCTTGCCACACAACGCCATACTGAGTGTCTCGCCGGAGCGCTTTTTATGGCTGGAAAACCATCAAATTCAAACCCGCCCGATCAAGGGCACACTGCCACGTTTGGAGCTCCCCGAGCAGGACCGCTTGCAGGCTGAACGGTTAGCTAACTCACCGAAAGATCGGGCTGAAAATCTGATGATAGTGGACCTGCTGCGCAACGATATTGGCCGTGTGGCACAACCAGGTAGCGTGCGGGTGCCTGAGTTATTTGTTGTTGAGCCTTTCCCGGCAGTGCACCATTTAGTTAGCACCATTACCGCGACCCTGCCTGCTGAATGCCCGGCGACGGCGCTGCTTCGAGCCTGCTTCCCCGGTGGTTCAATAACCGGAGCACCGAAGATTCGTGCCATGGAGATCATCGAACAACTGGAGCCACAGCGGCGCAATGCCTATTGCGGTAACATTGGCTATATTAGTTGCTGTGGTACGATGGATACCAACATCACCATCCGCACGCTGTTGACCGAAAACGGCAAAATCTATTGTTCTGCCGGTGGAGGAATTGTGGCTGATAGCCAGGAGCAGGCTGAATATCAGGAAACATTTGATAAAATCGCCCGCATTTTGCCGCAACTGGAAATGCCTGGCGTTGAAAAAGACAGCTTATAA
- a CDS encoding formate-dependent phosphoribosylglycinamide formyltransferase, with the protein MLTIGTALRPGATRVMLLGSGELGKEVAIECQRLGLEVIAVDRYADAPAMHVAHRSHVINMLDGSALKQLVEQEKPHYIVPEIEAIATDMLVELEMMGQRVVPCAEATRLTMNREGIRRLAAETLQLPTSSYRFADTDSAFRQAVSEVGYPCIVKPVMSSSGKGQSLIRNAGQLQTAWDYAQQGGRAGGGRVIVEGLVRFDFEITLLTINAVDGIHFCAPIGHRQEDGDYRESWQPQVMSETALARAKAIASQVVKALGGYGLFGVELFVCGDEVIFSEVSPRPHDTGMVTLISQNMSEFALHVRAFLGFPIGTIRQYGAAASAVILPELTSQNIAYHGLETALTGDTQIRLFGKPDIAGKRRLGVALAVADDITTAIEVAKRAAAAVVVSG; encoded by the coding sequence ATGCTAACTATTGGAACCGCTCTGCGCCCAGGCGCTACCCGTGTCATGTTGCTTGGCTCTGGCGAGTTGGGTAAAGAAGTGGCTATCGAATGCCAAAGACTGGGGCTGGAAGTGATTGCCGTGGATCGCTATGCAGATGCACCCGCCATGCATGTTGCCCATCGCAGCCATGTCATTAATATGCTGGATGGCTCGGCGCTGAAACAGTTGGTCGAACAGGAAAAACCGCACTATATCGTGCCAGAAATAGAAGCTATCGCCACCGATATGCTGGTTGAACTCGAGATGATGGGCCAACGGGTCGTGCCTTGTGCCGAGGCAACCCGGCTGACGATGAACCGTGAAGGCATTCGCCGTTTAGCGGCAGAAACCCTGCAATTGCCAACCTCTAGCTACCGTTTCGCCGACACTGATAGCGCATTCCGTCAGGCCGTTAGTGAAGTGGGTTATCCCTGTATCGTTAAGCCAGTAATGAGTTCTTCCGGTAAAGGCCAAAGTCTGATCCGCAATGCAGGTCAACTCCAAACCGCCTGGGATTATGCCCAACAAGGTGGCCGCGCCGGGGGTGGCAGAGTGATTGTTGAAGGCTTGGTTCGTTTTGATTTTGAAATTACCCTGCTGACAATCAATGCTGTTGATGGCATCCATTTTTGTGCGCCTATTGGCCACCGTCAGGAAGATGGCGACTACCGTGAGTCTTGGCAACCACAGGTGATGAGTGAGACCGCCTTGGCGCGCGCAAAAGCGATCGCGTCTCAGGTGGTGAAAGCTCTCGGCGGTTATGGCTTATTTGGCGTGGAATTATTTGTTTGTGGCGATGAAGTGATTTTCAGTGAAGTGTCACCGCGCCCGCACGATACCGGCATGGTGACGTTAATTTCACAAAATATGTCTGAGTTCGCATTACATGTCCGGGCATTTCTTGGTTTCCCGATTGGCACTATCCGTCAATATGGCGCGGCCGCTTCAGCGGTTATTTTACCTGAATTGACCAGCCAGAATATTGCTTATCATGGCTTAGAAACTGCGTTGACTGGCGATACGCAAATTCGCTTATTTGGTAAACCTGACATTGCCGGCAAACGGCGTTTAGGGGTGGCGCTGGCCGTCGCTGATGATATCACTACCGCCATCGAAGTAGCGAAACGAGCCGCAGCGGCTGTCGTGGTCAGTGGGTAA
- a CDS encoding YoaH family protein, giving the protein MLAGMPSLSHEEQQEAVERIHKFMSEGMSSGEAIALVAAEIRERHQDDPQAMAIFEDTDFDDHDESDYRRDNEQDADDIEDPYEG; this is encoded by the coding sequence ATGCTAGCGGGTATGCCTTCACTTTCCCATGAGGAACAGCAAGAAGCTGTCGAACGTATTCACAAATTCATGTCAGAAGGTATGAGCAGTGGTGAAGCGATCGCACTGGTGGCCGCAGAAATCCGTGAGCGGCACCAAGATGATCCACAAGCCATGGCTATCTTTGAAGATACTGATTTTGATGATCATGATGAATCTGATTATCGCCGTGATAATGAGCAAGATGCGGATGACATTGAGGATCCGTACGAGGGATAA